A region of the Cannabis sativa cultivar Pink pepper isolate KNU-18-1 chromosome 3, ASM2916894v1, whole genome shotgun sequence genome:
CCTactaaacaataaaaaagaaaaagtaaaaggaGAAGAGATAAATAAatctctattttctctctaTCTCTAAATTACTCTTCCCTTCCTTCTCTTTTAACTTTTAAGAGCTCCTCTACTCTTTGCTACTATATTTCTCTCTTCATTTCCAGTCCACTCACATGAAGACAGTCATGGCCAAAAACACTCTAGACTCCTCCTCCTCAAAACGACACTTCCACTGGACCAAGAAGGTCGGACACGAAGAAAACGACGACGTTGAGCCTGAAACAAAAccctctttttcttcttcttcttctttttcttccgaTGAAGTGGACAAGAAGAAAGAGGCAATGGCCGAGGTAATACTGGGTCATACTCCAACTACTAAAGATCCAGACCCACCTCGGAACGCAGCTCAGACTCTCAAAAAGAAGCTCCCAGCAGTGGCAGTGGCTCGGCTCCGGTCAGTCCTGACAGCCTTCGGGCGGAACCGAGCTGGGCTTTCTTCCGGGCTCGGAAACCGGGTGGTGGGTACACTGTTCGGGTCGAGACGAGGTCACGTGCACTTTGCGTTCCAGAAGGACCCAAACTCAGAGCCGGCGTTCCTGATCGAGCTAGCCACGCCGATAAGCGGTCTGGTCCGTGAAATGGCGTCGGGTCTTGTTCGAATAGCTTTGGAGTGTGACaaggagaaagagagagaggatgaaaaattgaaaagagGAGGGGTCAGATTGTTGGAAGAAAATGTTTGGAGGACTTATTGCAATGGCAAAAAATGTGGGTTTGCTACCAGGAGGGATTGTGGGCCTAAAGATTGGAAGATTTTGAAAGCTGTTGAGCCCATTTCAATGGGGGCCGGTGTCTTACCTGGGCTTGGGCTTGTTGAAGAGAATAATAACAGCAGTGATAACAAGGCTTCTGGGTCTGATAATGGAGGAGGAGATGGTGGTGAGCTCATGTACATGAGAGCTAAGTTTGAGAGAATTGTGGGGTCCAGAGATTCTGAAGCTTTTTATATGATGAACCCAGATAGCAATGGTGCTCCTGA
Encoded here:
- the LOC115711579 gene encoding protein MIZU-KUSSEI 1, producing MKTVMAKNTLDSSSSKRHFHWTKKVGHEENDDVEPETKPSFSSSSSFSSDEVDKKKEAMAEVILGHTPTTKDPDPPRNAAQTLKKKLPAVAVARLRSVLTAFGRNRAGLSSGLGNRVVGTLFGSRRGHVHFAFQKDPNSEPAFLIELATPISGLVREMASGLVRIALECDKEKEREDEKLKRGGVRLLEENVWRTYCNGKKCGFATRRDCGPKDWKILKAVEPISMGAGVLPGLGLVEENNNSSDNKASGSDNGGGDGGELMYMRAKFERIVGSRDSEAFYMMNPDSNGAPELSIYLLRV